Proteins found in one Tsukamurella paurometabola DSM 20162 genomic segment:
- a CDS encoding SDR family NAD(P)-dependent oxidoreductase: MSRRWFITGGTPGNFGMAFAEAALETGDRVVLTSRRPQELTIWAAQYGDRVLVVPVELTDADQVQDAVRAAEEHFGGIDVLVNCAGRGWYGSIEGMDESAMRAMFELNFFAVLSVTRAVLPGMRARGSGWIVNVSSVAGLVSAPGFGYYSATKFAIEAITDALYDEVAPHGISVLTVEPGAFRTNAYTGFSSEPINEPILDYHDMLEQVRAVFVGMDGVQPGDPCRGARAVIAAMAQDPPPRKLVLGNSGYDAVITSLEKALADLRKNETLSRSADFPI, encoded by the coding sequence ATGAGCAGAAGGTGGTTCATCACCGGGGGAACCCCCGGCAACTTCGGAATGGCGTTCGCCGAGGCGGCGCTGGAGACCGGCGACCGCGTGGTTCTCACCTCCCGGCGTCCGCAGGAACTGACGATATGGGCCGCGCAGTACGGCGACCGCGTTCTCGTTGTGCCGGTAGAACTTACCGATGCGGATCAGGTACAGGATGCGGTGCGTGCCGCCGAGGAGCATTTCGGCGGCATCGACGTGCTGGTCAATTGCGCTGGCCGCGGCTGGTACGGATCGATCGAAGGCATGGATGAGTCCGCCATGCGGGCGATGTTCGAACTGAACTTCTTCGCTGTACTGTCGGTGACCCGCGCCGTGCTGCCGGGGATGCGCGCCCGCGGCAGCGGATGGATCGTCAACGTGTCCTCCGTGGCAGGCTTGGTCTCAGCGCCCGGATTCGGCTACTACAGTGCGACGAAGTTCGCCATCGAAGCCATCACCGACGCGCTGTACGACGAAGTGGCCCCACATGGCATTTCCGTATTGACCGTCGAACCGGGCGCGTTCCGAACCAACGCCTACACGGGATTCTCCAGCGAGCCCATCAACGAGCCGATCCTGGACTACCACGACATGCTCGAGCAAGTCCGTGCCGTCTTCGTCGGGATGGACGGGGTGCAACCCGGAGATCCGTGCCGCGGTGCCCGGGCCGTGATCGCCGCGATGGCTCAGGACCCACCGCCGCGCAAACTGGTCCTGGGAAACAGTGGTTACGATGCCGTGATCACCTCGCTGGAGAAGGCTCTGGCGGATCTCCGGAAGAATGAAACACTCTCGCGCAGTGCAGATTTTCCCATCTGA
- a CDS encoding nuclear transport factor 2 family protein produces MTNNTDWDALPETVRTFMTALDAREVDRALATLTPGAVVTDDGHDYTGHDEIGAWVATAAAEYTYAAEFTGATVTDVGVDVGQHLEGDFPGGVADLHYRFALSGASISRLVIEP; encoded by the coding sequence ATGACCAACAACACAGACTGGGATGCACTCCCGGAGACCGTACGAACGTTCATGACAGCGCTCGATGCCCGCGAGGTGGACCGAGCGCTTGCCACCCTCACTCCCGGCGCCGTGGTGACCGACGACGGACACGACTACACAGGGCACGACGAGATCGGTGCATGGGTGGCCACCGCGGCCGCCGAGTACACCTACGCCGCCGAGTTCACCGGTGCGACCGTGACCGACGTGGGCGTCGATGTCGGTCAGCACCTGGAAGGCGACTTCCCGGGCGGTGTCGCCGATCTGCACTATCGTTTCGCCCTCTCCGGTGCGTCGATCAGCCGGTTGGTGATCGAACCATGA
- a CDS encoding MerR family transcriptional regulator, with product MGAQVSIGDFAVMTGLSRKALRHYHDIGILEPAHIDPSSGYRIYDTRQVDHAHIIRRFRSLGMSIPDIKALLSTEDAAARTDIITSHLEQMQTQLQRTQETVAALRELLSPVRIPTDVSSRHEPALDVWSVSATIDITGIDDWFTESVRTLHRAVAAATGEPAAVVPGGLYDRALFLEQRGRATMFVAAPSTADPPDGIHAEVLPGAAFAVLTHPGGHDGIDRSYAALGTYVNEHLISGQGPIREHYLGGTPADPARFTATEICWPIFSTTPPAV from the coding sequence GTGGGCGCACAGGTCTCGATCGGAGACTTCGCAGTGATGACGGGGCTGAGTAGGAAGGCACTACGCCACTACCACGACATCGGCATTCTCGAGCCCGCCCATATCGATCCCTCCAGCGGCTATCGCATCTACGACACCCGCCAGGTCGATCACGCCCACATCATCCGCCGATTCCGGTCGCTGGGAATGTCCATCCCCGATATCAAGGCGCTACTGAGTACGGAGGACGCGGCGGCTCGCACCGACATCATCACCAGCCATCTCGAACAGATGCAGACGCAGTTGCAGCGGACCCAGGAGACCGTGGCCGCGCTGCGCGAACTGCTGTCCCCCGTACGCATTCCGACCGACGTCAGCTCGCGCCACGAACCCGCGCTCGATGTGTGGTCCGTGAGCGCCACGATCGATATCACTGGGATCGACGACTGGTTCACGGAATCTGTGCGGACACTGCACCGCGCCGTCGCCGCGGCTACAGGCGAGCCGGCCGCCGTGGTGCCGGGCGGCCTCTACGATCGCGCGTTGTTTCTCGAACAACGCGGAAGAGCCACCATGTTCGTCGCGGCGCCGTCCACCGCCGATCCCCCGGACGGCATCCACGCCGAGGTCCTGCCCGGAGCCGCATTCGCGGTGCTCACCCACCCGGGTGGTCATGACGGTATCGACCGCAGCTACGCGGCCTTGGGCACGTACGTCAACGAGCATCTGATCAGCGGCCAGGGGCCCATCCGCGAGCACTACCTCGGCGGCACTCCAGCGGATCCGGCGCGGTTCACCGCGACCGAGATCTGCTGGCCGATCTTCAGCACCACGCCACCAGCGGTATGA
- the dnaB gene encoding replicative DNA helicase, whose protein sequence is MSVTDEQEFTPGPANRTDVPASDAPPAEDFGRQPPQDIAAEQSVLGAMMLSKDAIADVLEVVRPGDFYRPAHQSVYDAILDLYGAGEPADAVTVSATLDRKGELKRVGGAPYLHTLISTVPTAANAGYYAEIVAEKAILRRLVEAGTRIVQYGYSGSEGADVAEVVDRAQAAVYDVTERKASEDYVVLEELLQPTMDEIDAIASRGGVSMGVPTGFTDFDALTNGLHAGQMIIIAGRPGAGKSTVALDILRSCSIANGMAGALFSLEMSKTEVVMRLLSAEARIKLADMRSGKMTDDDWTRLARRMSEISEAPLFVDDSPNLTMMEIRAKARRLKQRHDLKLIVIDYLQLMTSGKKVESRQQEVSEFSRQLKLLAKELEVPLIAVAQLNRGPEQRTDKKPQVADLRESGSLEQDADMVVLVHRPDAYERDDPRAGEADFILGKHRAGPTATVTVAHQLHYSRFVDMAKG, encoded by the coding sequence ATGTCGGTGACGGACGAGCAGGAGTTCACCCCTGGGCCGGCCAATCGCACGGACGTCCCGGCCTCCGATGCTCCGCCCGCCGAGGACTTCGGCCGCCAGCCGCCCCAGGACATCGCCGCGGAACAGTCGGTGCTCGGCGCGATGATGCTGTCGAAGGACGCGATCGCCGACGTTCTCGAGGTGGTGCGCCCGGGTGACTTCTATCGGCCCGCCCACCAGTCCGTCTACGATGCGATCCTCGATCTTTACGGTGCGGGCGAGCCGGCCGACGCCGTCACCGTGTCGGCGACGCTCGATCGCAAGGGCGAACTCAAGCGCGTGGGTGGGGCGCCCTACCTGCACACCCTGATCTCCACGGTGCCCACGGCGGCGAACGCGGGCTACTACGCCGAGATCGTGGCCGAGAAGGCGATCCTGCGCAGGCTCGTCGAGGCGGGGACCCGAATCGTCCAGTACGGCTACTCCGGATCCGAGGGCGCCGACGTGGCCGAGGTGGTCGACCGGGCGCAGGCGGCCGTCTACGACGTGACCGAGCGCAAGGCGTCCGAGGATTACGTGGTCCTCGAAGAGCTGCTGCAGCCGACCATGGACGAGATCGACGCGATCGCCTCGCGCGGCGGCGTCAGCATGGGGGTGCCCACCGGATTCACCGATTTCGACGCGCTCACCAACGGCCTGCACGCCGGCCAGATGATCATCATCGCCGGCCGCCCCGGCGCGGGTAAGTCCACGGTGGCACTCGATATCCTGCGGTCCTGCTCGATCGCCAACGGTATGGCCGGTGCGCTGTTCAGCCTTGAGATGAGCAAGACCGAGGTGGTGATGCGCCTGCTCTCCGCCGAGGCCCGGATCAAGCTGGCCGATATGCGCTCGGGCAAGATGACCGACGACGACTGGACTCGACTCGCACGCCGCATGTCGGAGATCTCCGAGGCACCGTTGTTCGTCGACGATTCGCCGAACCTGACGATGATGGAGATTCGGGCCAAGGCCCGCCGCCTCAAGCAGCGGCACGATCTCAAGCTCATCGTGATCGACTACCTGCAGCTGATGACATCCGGTAAGAAGGTCGAATCCCGTCAGCAGGAGGTCTCGGAATTCTCCCGCCAGCTCAAGCTGCTGGCCAAGGAGCTGGAAGTGCCGCTGATCGCCGTCGCACAGCTCAACCGTGGTCCCGAACAGCGCACCGATAAGAAGCCCCAGGTCGCCGACCTCCGTGAGTCCGGCTCACTGGAGCAGGACGCCGACATGGTGGTCCTGGTGCACCGCCCCGACGCCTACGAACGCGACGATCCCCGTGCCGGCGAGGCCGATTTCATCCTGGGTAAGCACCGTGCCGGCCCCACCGCGACCGTCACCGTCGCGCACCAGCTGCACTACTCCCGCTTCGTGGACATGGCCAAGGGCTGA
- the rplI gene encoding 50S ribosomal protein L9, with amino-acid sequence MKLILTADVDNLGAPGDTVEVKDGYGRNFLLPRGLAIVASRGAEKQVEGIRRSQEAKRVRGLDHANELKQAIEGLEAVNLAVKTAESGKLFGSVTAADVAGALKAAGGPVVDKRSIELPQGHIKSTGVFPVVVVLHPEVRAKFSLTVAAN; translated from the coding sequence ATGAAGCTGATTCTCACCGCCGACGTCGACAACCTGGGTGCGCCCGGCGACACCGTCGAGGTCAAGGACGGCTACGGCCGTAACTTCCTGCTGCCCCGCGGTCTGGCGATCGTCGCCAGCCGTGGCGCCGAGAAGCAGGTCGAGGGCATTCGTCGCAGCCAGGAGGCCAAGCGTGTGCGCGGCCTCGACCACGCGAACGAGCTCAAGCAGGCCATCGAGGGCCTCGAGGCCGTGAACCTCGCCGTGAAGACGGCCGAGTCCGGCAAGCTGTTCGGCTCGGTCACCGCGGCCGACGTGGCCGGCGCCCTCAAGGCCGCCGGCGGTCCCGTCGTCGACAAGCGCAGCATCGAGCTGCCGCAGGGTCACATCAAGTCCACGGGTGTCTTCCCCGTGGTCGTGGTGCTGCACCCCGAGGTGCGCGCGAAGTTCTCGCTCACCGTCGCGGCGAACTAA
- the rpsR gene encoding 30S ribosomal protein S18: MAGKGNGRKVRVEKAVKAKACTFCKEKNIKIDYKDTTLLRRFLSERGKIRSRRVTGNCVQHQRDVAIAVKNSREVALLPFTSTTR, from the coding sequence ATGGCCGGTAAGGGCAATGGCCGGAAGGTGCGCGTCGAGAAGGCCGTCAAGGCCAAGGCGTGCACGTTCTGCAAGGAAAAGAACATCAAGATCGACTACAAGGACACCACGCTGCTGCGTCGTTTCCTGTCGGAGCGGGGCAAGATCCGCAGCCGTCGCGTGACGGGCAACTGCGTCCAGCACCAGCGCGACGTCGCGATCGCCGTCAAGAACTCGCGTGAGGTGGCCCTGCTGCCGTTCACGTCGACCACTCGATAA
- a CDS encoding single-stranded DNA-binding protein, giving the protein MAGDTVITVIGNLTADPELRFTPSGAAVANFTVASTPRTFDRNTNEWKDGEALFLRCNIWREAAENVAESLTKGTRVIVSGRLKQRSYDDREGQRRTVVELEVDEIGPSLRYATAKPVRTQRGGGGGGFSGGGQGGGGGYSQPAAQSAPRQNQPQEDPWGSAPAAGSFGGGSDDPPF; this is encoded by the coding sequence ATGGCAGGCGACACGGTCATCACGGTCATCGGCAACCTGACGGCGGACCCGGAGCTGCGCTTCACCCCGTCGGGTGCAGCCGTGGCCAACTTCACCGTCGCCTCCACGCCCCGCACCTTCGACCGGAACACCAACGAGTGGAAGGACGGCGAGGCGCTGTTCCTGCGCTGCAACATCTGGCGTGAGGCGGCCGAGAACGTCGCCGAGTCGCTCACGAAGGGCACGCGCGTCATCGTCTCCGGCCGGCTCAAGCAGCGGTCGTACGACGATCGCGAGGGCCAGCGGCGCACGGTGGTCGAACTCGAGGTCGATGAGATCGGCCCCTCCCTTCGGTACGCCACGGCGAAGCCGGTGCGCACTCAGCGCGGCGGCGGTGGCGGCGGATTCTCCGGTGGCGGTCAGGGCGGCGGTGGCGGTTACAGCCAGCCCGCAGCCCAGTCGGCGCCGCGGCAGAACCAGCCGCAGGAAGATCCGTGGGGCAGCGCCCCCGCGGCCGGGAGCTTCGGCGGCGGTTCGGACGACCCGCCGTTCTGA
- the rpsF gene encoding 30S ribosomal protein S6: protein MRKYELMVILDPSLDERTVAPSLETFLNVVRKDGGTVSNIDIWGKRRLAYEITKNSEGIYAVIDLTAEPATVNELDRQLKLNESVLRTKVLRQS from the coding sequence ATGCGTAAGTACGAACTGATGGTGATCCTGGATCCGAGCCTGGATGAGCGCACCGTCGCACCCTCGCTGGAGACCTTCCTGAACGTGGTCCGTAAGGACGGCGGAACGGTCTCGAACATCGATATCTGGGGCAAGCGTCGGCTGGCCTACGAGATCACCAAGAACTCCGAGGGCATCTACGCGGTGATCGATCTGACCGCTGAGCCGGCCACCGTGAACGAGCTCGATCGTCAGCTCAAGCTGAACGAGTCGGTGCTCCGCACTAAGGTGCTGCGGCAGAGCTAG
- a CDS encoding MlaE family ABC transporter permease codes for MGVDTAPTEAPARRPSDLRIFLDNIDRNALGPLRTLGRTAQLATTTVMAAISDTIRGRLAVKETVIQAWFLVSVTAVPAFLMAIPFGVIVTIQVGGVVQQIGAESLLGAASGLAVIQQAAPLAAGLLLGGAGASAIAADLGARTIRDEVDALRTMGIDPVHRLVAPRLIAAVVVAPLLNLFIVVVGILAAFYVAVLGQDVTPGSYWLSFGAYATVRDLGFSMVKAALFGAIIAIVGCQHGLEAKGGARGVADAVNATVVVSTVAIIVLNFALTQAYTVFFPMRVG; via the coding sequence ATGGGGGTGGATACCGCACCGACCGAGGCGCCGGCGCGGCGACCCAGCGACCTGCGGATCTTCCTCGACAACATCGACCGGAATGCGCTCGGCCCGCTCCGCACCCTCGGCCGTACGGCCCAGCTCGCCACCACCACCGTGATGGCCGCGATCAGCGACACCATCCGGGGTCGGCTGGCGGTGAAGGAGACCGTGATCCAGGCGTGGTTCCTGGTCTCCGTCACCGCGGTGCCCGCCTTCCTCATGGCGATCCCGTTCGGCGTGATCGTCACCATCCAGGTCGGCGGCGTCGTCCAGCAGATCGGCGCCGAGTCGCTACTGGGCGCGGCCAGCGGACTCGCGGTCATCCAGCAGGCCGCGCCGCTGGCCGCCGGACTCCTCCTCGGTGGTGCCGGCGCGTCCGCGATCGCCGCCGATCTGGGTGCCCGCACCATCCGCGACGAGGTGGACGCGTTGCGCACCATGGGTATCGATCCGGTGCACCGGCTGGTGGCGCCACGACTGATCGCCGCGGTCGTGGTCGCCCCGCTGCTGAATCTGTTCATCGTGGTGGTCGGCATCCTCGCGGCGTTCTACGTCGCCGTGCTCGGCCAGGACGTCACGCCCGGCAGTTACTGGCTCAGTTTCGGTGCGTACGCGACGGTGCGCGACCTGGGGTTCTCGATGGTCAAGGCCGCTCTGTTCGGCGCCATCATCGCGATCGTCGGCTGCCAGCACGGACTCGAGGCCAAGGGCGGCGCGCGCGGCGTGGCCGACGCGGTGAACGCCACCGTCGTGGTGTCCACGGTGGCGATCATCGTGCTCAATTTCGCTCTCACGCAGGCGTATACGGTGTTCTTCCCGATGAGGGTGGGTTAG
- a CDS encoding ABC transporter permease: protein MTVATYRPRGTRTLGRVYTWLRGVLARLGHMMGFCVQAVIMIPHAARHYSRQTISTVTDLTWGRGAVIVGGGTSLMMVVLGLAVGGTVAVQAFSTLDLLGMGPLTGSISALANIREFAPILAAAGFAVQAGCRMTAEIGAMRINEEIDALESLGLRSISFVVSTRVLAGLIAVIPTFLIAIVVSFFACSVIVTVVQGESAGAYTHYFRQFLSGPDLLASTVKVIVFLIVVILIHCYQGFFAAGGPEGVGVASGRAVRASLVSIVVLDMLLTTAIWGFNPVLVFRG from the coding sequence GTGACCGTCGCAACGTATCGCCCCAGGGGCACACGCACGCTCGGCCGCGTTTACACGTGGCTGCGCGGCGTGCTGGCACGGCTCGGCCACATGATGGGCTTCTGCGTCCAGGCCGTGATCATGATTCCGCATGCCGCCCGGCACTACAGCCGGCAGACGATCAGCACCGTCACCGATCTCACCTGGGGCCGGGGCGCGGTGATCGTGGGCGGCGGCACCTCGCTGATGATGGTGGTGCTGGGCCTGGCGGTGGGCGGAACCGTAGCGGTCCAGGCGTTCTCCACGCTGGACCTGCTCGGCATGGGCCCGCTCACCGGATCGATCAGCGCACTGGCCAACATCCGTGAGTTCGCACCGATCTTGGCGGCCGCGGGGTTCGCCGTCCAGGCGGGTTGCCGCATGACCGCCGAGATCGGCGCCATGCGCATCAACGAGGAGATCGACGCGCTGGAATCGCTGGGCCTGCGGTCCATCTCGTTCGTCGTGAGCACCCGGGTGCTCGCCGGGCTCATCGCGGTCATCCCCACCTTCCTGATCGCGATCGTCGTCAGCTTCTTCGCCTGCAGCGTGATCGTCACCGTGGTGCAGGGCGAGTCGGCGGGCGCCTACACCCACTACTTCCGTCAGTTCCTCTCCGGCCCCGACCTGCTCGCGTCCACGGTGAAGGTGATCGTCTTCCTCATCGTGGTCATCCTGATCCATTGCTACCAGGGCTTCTTCGCCGCCGGCGGGCCCGAGGGTGTGGGCGTGGCATCGGGTCGGGCGGTGCGCGCGTCCCTGGTCTCGATCGTGGTGTTGGACATGCTCCTGACCACCGCCATCTGGGGCTTCAATCCGGTCCTGGTGTTCCGGGGGTAG
- a CDS encoding MlaD family protein, with amino-acid sequence MTVEPKQLVRRGALTVAIVVVVALLAWGITALARPAPMRITLLTSEVAPGVNNGTVIEMNGIRIGTVSGITQEGSGRLGIDMDLDKDKAAGLTDALLADFAPNNLFGITSVQIIPSPAGSPLQDGARVRPATAPSDSTMSGLLRTLADVESTALRPYMSDLLRQSDTATKGFLPMVRALGAVAQANAETQTVPTSYTLPILSSALQGIGASTDDLLAAIKLLWDWPGPDTPGYPKAQTATVDTLVNVTSPDIANLVKSLQPLAPTLSVLADAERRGVASMPGAARNGQQISDLIEAIRRAIKDTPNGKVLNLDVQARPVPIPPQGGGGR; translated from the coding sequence ATGACCGTCGAACCCAAGCAACTGGTTCGACGGGGAGCCCTCACCGTCGCGATCGTCGTCGTGGTCGCACTACTCGCGTGGGGCATCACCGCCCTCGCGCGACCCGCCCCGATGCGGATCACCCTGCTCACCTCGGAGGTGGCCCCGGGAGTGAACAACGGCACGGTGATCGAGATGAACGGGATCCGGATCGGGACCGTTTCGGGCATCACGCAGGAGGGATCGGGACGCCTCGGCATCGACATGGATCTCGACAAGGACAAGGCGGCGGGACTCACCGACGCGCTGCTCGCGGACTTCGCCCCCAACAACCTGTTCGGCATCACCTCCGTGCAGATCATTCCGTCGCCCGCGGGCTCGCCGCTGCAGGACGGCGCGCGGGTGCGCCCGGCCACCGCACCCAGTGATTCGACGATGTCCGGCCTACTGCGCACCCTCGCCGATGTGGAATCGACGGCCCTGCGGCCCTACATGTCCGATCTGCTGCGTCAGTCCGACACCGCGACGAAGGGCTTCCTGCCCATGGTGCGCGCGCTCGGTGCGGTCGCCCAGGCCAATGCCGAGACGCAGACCGTGCCCACCTCGTACACGCTCCCGATCCTGTCCAGCGCCCTGCAGGGCATCGGCGCCTCGACCGACGACCTCCTCGCGGCGATCAAACTCCTCTGGGACTGGCCCGGACCCGATACACCCGGCTACCCGAAGGCCCAGACCGCGACGGTCGACACGCTGGTCAACGTGACATCACCCGATATCGCCAATCTCGTCAAATCCCTGCAGCCGCTGGCTCCGACGCTCTCGGTGCTGGCCGATGCGGAGCGGCGGGGCGTCGCCTCGATGCCCGGTGCCGCCCGGAACGGACAGCAGATCTCCGATCTCATCGAGGCGATCCGCCGCGCCATCAAGGACACCCCGAACGGCAAGGTTCTCAATCTCGATGTGCAGGCGCGGCCCGTCCCGATCCCGCCGCAGGGCGGTGGTGGACGATGA
- a CDS encoding MlaD family protein: MSRFRTSLISFLVFAVVVAVGTTFTVRALQRPAPGTQVGYTAQFTNASGLRTGDDVRVLGVQVGKVTSVSLQRGEGGRGSFADVAFSLDRDQRIFRNSKLAIRFQNLTGQRYIDLQRAAAPGDEVAENASITTEQTVPSFDITTVFNGLQPVLATMRPEDIDHFAQSVAVVMNGDGSGLGPMLDSIDKLATFTDNRAALFETLIRNFSDLSESIGGKSGSVTTLVGLLQRLAGIMAKSAPAYRVLSDQGAQVMTAAGSLLAGLGMTPNTNPWLDDLLSPEAKKLGPLVDLAAMLPGLFALLTGQGLPKAKGDSRCSKGVASLPADVQMFIRGTRVVLCNP, encoded by the coding sequence ATGAGCCGCTTCCGGACCTCCCTGATCAGCTTCCTGGTGTTCGCCGTGGTGGTGGCGGTGGGGACCACCTTCACGGTGCGGGCGTTGCAGCGGCCCGCGCCGGGCACGCAGGTCGGGTACACCGCACAATTCACCAACGCCTCCGGACTGCGCACCGGCGACGACGTGCGCGTCCTCGGCGTGCAGGTGGGCAAGGTCACCTCGGTGTCGCTCCAGCGCGGCGAGGGCGGCCGCGGTTCGTTCGCCGACGTGGCCTTCTCGCTGGACCGGGACCAGCGGATCTTCCGGAATTCGAAGCTGGCCATCCGTTTCCAGAATCTCACGGGCCAGCGGTACATCGATCTGCAGCGCGCCGCCGCACCCGGCGACGAGGTGGCCGAGAACGCGAGCATCACCACCGAGCAGACGGTGCCGTCCTTCGACATCACCACGGTCTTCAACGGCCTCCAGCCCGTCCTCGCCACCATGCGCCCGGAGGACATCGATCATTTCGCGCAGTCGGTCGCGGTGGTGATGAACGGTGACGGGTCCGGCCTGGGGCCGATGCTCGACTCCATCGACAAACTCGCCACCTTCACCGATAACCGCGCGGCGCTGTTCGAGACGCTGATCCGGAACTTCTCCGACTTATCGGAGTCGATCGGCGGCAAGTCCGGTTCGGTCACCACACTCGTCGGCCTGCTCCAGCGGCTCGCCGGCATCATGGCCAAATCCGCTCCGGCCTACCGAGTCCTGTCCGATCAGGGGGCACAGGTGATGACGGCGGCGGGCTCCCTCCTCGCCGGCCTCGGGATGACACCGAACACCAATCCGTGGCTCGACGACCTGCTCTCGCCCGAGGCGAAGAAGCTCGGCCCGCTGGTCGACCTCGCCGCGATGCTTCCCGGACTCTTCGCCCTTCTCACCGGCCAGGGATTGCCGAAGGCCAAGGGCGACAGTCGCTGCAGCAAGGGCGTCGCCTCGCTGCCCGCCGACGTCCAGATGTTCATCCGGGGGACGAGGGTCGTGCTGTGCAATCCGTGA
- a CDS encoding MlaD family protein: MQSVTTGDPNDPNDPGNQDLARRAVAGALRRRPPRRVWRRTWFRFSSDSDRQLGWGIASAMLAAVIIIAAGYLSLAPPGSTSYSVDMAETGQLRKGDDVRVAGVPVGSVSGVALRRNDVRVTIRVDKSAFIGNQSTAAVKMLTAVGGYYLDIDSLGATSLGDGSIPANRVRLPYTLTETFQTAGPKLGAVDGQPLRESLVQIQQATSGQPGQLRHAITTLSGMVDALGRQKDQIGRFITVVSEYTTAVNENGDRLTAIMQDMSLFLSTASLNVAGYKAFMRALELTLLRIKPLADLYLRDIDGFERQLRVISGQMQELLQKFEPMIDEGKKALARVNEAIQPDGSVKIGGKTVLSSAFCIPIQGVNC, encoded by the coding sequence GTGCAATCCGTGACGACCGGCGATCCCAACGATCCCAACGACCCGGGCAACCAGGACCTCGCCCGGCGCGCCGTCGCCGGGGCACTGCGGCGCCGGCCGCCGCGCCGCGTGTGGCGCCGCACCTGGTTCCGGTTCAGCTCCGATTCCGACCGCCAATTGGGCTGGGGCATCGCCTCGGCGATGCTCGCGGCGGTGATCATCATCGCGGCCGGGTACCTCTCGCTGGCCCCTCCGGGCAGCACCTCGTACTCGGTCGATATGGCCGAGACCGGCCAGTTGCGCAAGGGCGACGATGTCCGCGTGGCGGGTGTCCCCGTGGGATCGGTCAGCGGTGTAGCGCTGCGCCGCAACGATGTCCGGGTCACCATCCGGGTGGATAAGAGCGCCTTCATCGGCAATCAGTCCACCGCGGCGGTGAAGATGCTGACGGCGGTCGGAGGCTACTACCTCGATATCGACTCCCTGGGAGCCACATCCCTCGGCGACGGGTCGATTCCGGCGAACCGGGTGCGCCTGCCCTACACCCTGACCGAGACCTTCCAGACCGCCGGTCCCAAACTCGGTGCGGTCGACGGTCAGCCGCTGCGCGAATCCCTGGTTCAGATCCAGCAGGCGACCTCCGGGCAGCCGGGGCAACTGCGGCACGCGATCACCACGCTGTCCGGAATGGTCGATGCCCTGGGCCGGCAGAAGGACCAGATCGGCAGGTTCATCACGGTGGTCTCCGAATACACCACGGCGGTGAACGAGAACGGTGACCGGCTCACGGCGATCATGCAGGATATGAGCCTGTTCCTCTCGACCGCATCGCTCAACGTGGCCGGATACAAGGCGTTCATGCGGGCGCTCGAGCTGACGCTGCTGCGCATCAAACCCCTCGCCGATCTCTACCTGCGCGATATCGACGGCTTCGAGAGGCAGCTCCGGGTGATCTCCGGGCAGATGCAGGAACTGCTCCAGAAATTCGAGCCGATGATCGACGAGGGTAAGAAGGCCCTGGCCCGGGTCAACGAGGCCATTCAGCCCGACGGCAGCGTCAAGATCGGTGGGAAGACGGTGCTCTCGTCCGCGTTCTGCATTCCGATTCAGGGGGTGAATTGCTGA